One stretch of Akkermansia sp. RCC_12PD DNA includes these proteins:
- a CDS encoding tetratricopeptide repeat protein, translating into MIDTITEDQLTPQQAEFWVRARQAVDMNNFPYAVSLLKALVKQLPGFLEGRQALRACEIKLNPEPKKGGLFSGMKISTSKLTSSKKDAATQLSSLEDELENDPYSIPVNEALYAAAMEVDFPDLAAFALETIRQGHPTNKKMLHMLASHYVSRDLPAKAAEVFHDIVKLDPTDSVAVKSEKDCMARATMQQQKWEEAKSFKDVMKDSSETNALDKSDKKGLTRAELEERLGLLSARYAQNQQDQAVVRDIANVYEQMEDWANAYSFYSYAFSLSNNDISLENKAGEMNERLRKAQVEEIRKRAAADPDNKELQEQLAQFSREAAEQQVALCRQRVENNPTDPQTRFELGQALFDCGNYTEAIPELQRARNNPHIRIRAMLLLGKCYDAKNMHDMALRQLEEANKELIEMNDTKKEILYMIGLLYEKLGKKEESLAAFQQIYDAEYGYRDVARRVESSYGS; encoded by the coding sequence ATGATTGATACGATTACAGAAGACCAGCTGACCCCCCAGCAGGCCGAATTTTGGGTGCGCGCCCGCCAGGCGGTGGATATGAACAACTTTCCCTATGCTGTCAGCCTTCTCAAGGCGCTGGTAAAGCAGCTGCCGGGCTTTCTGGAAGGGCGGCAGGCCCTGCGCGCCTGTGAAATCAAGCTGAATCCGGAGCCCAAGAAAGGCGGCCTGTTCAGCGGCATGAAAATCAGCACCAGCAAGCTCACCTCATCCAAAAAGGATGCGGCCACCCAGCTCTCCTCCCTGGAGGACGAACTGGAAAACGATCCTTACAGCATTCCGGTGAATGAGGCGCTGTACGCAGCCGCCATGGAGGTGGACTTTCCGGACCTGGCCGCCTTTGCGCTGGAAACCATCCGCCAGGGGCATCCCACCAACAAGAAAATGCTCCATATGCTGGCTTCCCACTATGTCTCCAGAGATCTTCCGGCCAAGGCCGCGGAAGTGTTCCACGACATCGTGAAGCTGGACCCCACGGACAGCGTGGCGGTGAAAAGCGAGAAGGACTGCATGGCCCGCGCCACGATGCAGCAACAGAAGTGGGAAGAGGCCAAGAGTTTCAAGGACGTGATGAAGGATTCCTCCGAAACGAATGCTCTGGACAAGAGCGACAAGAAAGGCCTTACCCGTGCGGAACTGGAAGAACGCCTGGGCCTTCTTTCCGCCCGCTATGCCCAGAACCAGCAGGATCAGGCCGTGGTGCGGGACATCGCCAACGTTTACGAACAGATGGAGGACTGGGCCAACGCCTACTCCTTCTATAGCTACGCCTTCAGTCTCAGCAACAACGACATCTCCCTGGAAAACAAGGCCGGGGAAATGAACGAGCGCCTGCGCAAGGCCCAGGTGGAGGAAATCCGCAAGCGCGCCGCCGCGGACCCGGACAACAAGGAGCTTCAGGAGCAGCTGGCCCAGTTCAGCCGGGAAGCCGCCGAACAGCAGGTGGCCCTGTGCCGCCAGCGCGTGGAAAACAATCCCACGGATCCGCAGACGCGTTTTGAACTCGGGCAGGCCCTCTTTGACTGCGGCAACTATACGGAGGCCATCCCGGAACTCCAGCGCGCCCGCAACAACCCCCATATCCGCATCCGCGCTATGCTGCTGCTCGGCAAATGTTATGACGCCAAGAACATGCACGACATGGCCCTTCGCCAATTGGAAGAGGCCAACAAGGAATTGATTGAAATGAATGACACCAAGAAGGAAATCCTCTACATGATCGGCCTGCTTTATGAAAAGCTCGGCAAGAAGGAGGAATCCCTGGCGGCATTCCAGCAGATTTACGATGCCGAATACGGTTACCGGGATGTAGCCCGGCGCGTAGAATCCTCTTATGGCAGTTAA
- a CDS encoding pseudouridine synthase yields MRLDALLSRYGYCSRREAPGWIKRHSVTSGGSACANPADKVQAEDVLIDGEPVEFPEGLYAALHKPAGYTCSHDEEEGDVIYDLLPFQWRHRNPAVSSVGRLDKETSGLLLITDDGKFIHRMTSPRHHVAKVYEAATEQDIPAEAVELFAAGTLTLEGERHTCAPARLEILEPRRALLTLTEGKYHQVRRMLAAVGAPVASLRRVSIGRLKLEDLNLEPGDWTPIRPDMI; encoded by the coding sequence ATGAGACTGGACGCTCTTTTATCCCGCTACGGGTACTGTTCCAGGCGGGAAGCGCCGGGATGGATCAAACGCCACTCCGTTACGTCCGGGGGGAGCGCATGCGCCAACCCCGCGGACAAAGTTCAGGCGGAAGACGTCCTGATAGACGGAGAACCGGTGGAATTCCCGGAAGGGCTGTATGCGGCCCTCCACAAGCCAGCCGGCTACACATGCAGCCACGACGAAGAGGAAGGGGACGTGATTTACGACCTCCTGCCCTTCCAGTGGAGACACCGGAATCCCGCCGTTTCCTCCGTCGGACGGCTGGACAAGGAAACGTCCGGATTGCTCCTGATCACGGACGACGGCAAGTTCATCCACCGCATGACTTCCCCCAGGCACCACGTTGCCAAAGTGTATGAGGCTGCCACGGAACAGGACATCCCGGCGGAGGCCGTGGAACTGTTCGCCGCCGGCACGCTGACGCTGGAGGGAGAAAGGCACACCTGCGCCCCCGCCCGCCTGGAAATCCTGGAACCGCGCCGCGCACTGCTGACGCTGACGGAAGGAAAGTACCACCAGGTGCGCCGCATGCTGGCCGCCGTGGGCGCTCCCGTGGCCTCCCTGCGCCGCGTTTCCATCGGCAGGCTGAAGCTTGAAGACCTGAACCTGGAACCCGGAGACTGGACGCCCATCCGCCCGGACATGATCTAA
- a CDS encoding RluA family pseudouridine synthase, with the protein MWIPISDEPISCFPHFDVAAESEDWIVVSKGAPLIVHPSNGKREPNLLEGVEELLRYELVNGAALSLVNRLDRETSGLTLIAKNRSAARQLGRAMQRRLMHKEYLAIVRGWPEWKETVCTAPILRQGEVGESRIWVKQTVHPAGKECITAFRVERTLESASGPLALVRCIPETGRMHQIRVHLEHLGHSIAGDKIYGPSEDCYLEYIQHGWNRELEKQLILHRHALHACRLEFPFDEETFTAESPLPEDMARLLAL; encoded by the coding sequence ATGTGGATTCCCATCTCCGACGAGCCTATTTCCTGTTTCCCTCATTTTGATGTGGCGGCGGAGTCGGAAGACTGGATTGTGGTGAGCAAGGGAGCCCCGCTGATCGTCCATCCGTCCAACGGGAAGCGGGAACCCAACCTGCTGGAAGGCGTGGAGGAGCTGCTGCGTTACGAACTGGTCAACGGAGCCGCCCTTTCCCTGGTCAACCGGCTGGACAGGGAAACCAGCGGCCTGACCCTGATTGCGAAAAACAGAAGCGCCGCCCGCCAGCTGGGGCGCGCCATGCAACGGCGGCTGATGCACAAGGAATACCTGGCCATCGTCAGGGGATGGCCAGAATGGAAGGAAACGGTCTGCACGGCCCCCATCCTGCGGCAGGGGGAAGTAGGGGAAAGCCGCATCTGGGTAAAACAAACAGTACATCCCGCCGGAAAGGAATGCATCACGGCATTCCGTGTAGAGCGCACCCTGGAATCGGCCAGCGGCCCTCTGGCCCTGGTCCGGTGCATTCCGGAAACAGGCCGCATGCACCAGATACGCGTGCATCTGGAGCATCTGGGCCATTCCATCGCGGGAGACAAGATTTACGGCCCCTCCGAGGATTGCTACCTGGAATACATCCAGCACGGCTGGAACCGGGAACTGGAGAAGCAGCTGATCCTGCACCGCCATGCCCTGCACGCCTGCCGGCTGGAGTTTCCCTTTGATGAAGAAACCTTCACCGCGGAATCGCCCCTGCCGGAAGACATGGCAAGGCTGCTGGCACTTTAG
- a CDS encoding NAD(P)H-dependent oxidoreductase, translating into MNAQELIKTLEWRYATKIFNPNRRIPEADWNALLESLHLSPSSLGLQMWKFIDVREPSVRAELRSVSWDQPQVTDSSHLVVFCARRDFSTEDVQRYLERIVEVRGVTMESLNLYRDRIVELAGSKSPDVLKAWLERQVYIALGFMMSCAANLRIDTCALEGMDPAAYDRILKLEDSPYYTLCALALGYRDEEADKYARLAKVRFDRGDVIQVI; encoded by the coding sequence ATGAATGCTCAGGAATTGATTAAAACGCTGGAATGGCGCTATGCCACCAAGATATTCAACCCGAACCGCCGCATTCCGGAGGCGGACTGGAACGCCCTGCTGGAATCCCTGCATTTGAGCCCTTCCTCCCTGGGATTGCAAATGTGGAAGTTCATTGACGTGCGGGAGCCGTCCGTACGAGCGGAGCTTCGCTCCGTTTCCTGGGACCAGCCGCAGGTGACGGACTCCTCCCATCTGGTGGTGTTCTGCGCGCGCAGGGACTTTTCCACGGAAGACGTGCAGCGTTATCTGGAACGCATTGTGGAAGTGCGCGGCGTGACGATGGAATCCCTGAACCTTTACCGGGACCGGATTGTTGAGCTGGCGGGTTCCAAATCCCCGGACGTGCTCAAGGCATGGCTGGAACGCCAGGTGTACATCGCGCTGGGATTCATGATGAGCTGTGCCGCAAACTTGCGGATAGATACGTGCGCGCTGGAAGGCATGGACCCGGCTGCATATGACCGTATCCTGAAACTGGAAGATTCCCCATATTATACGCTCTGCGCCCTGGCCTTGGGCTACCGGGATGAGGAAGCGGACAAGTACGCCCGTCTGGCCAAGGTCCGGTTTGACCGCGGCGACGTCATCCAGGTCATCTGA
- a CDS encoding LPS-assembly protein LptD has translation MNAKLWGAAALIALSVPLAAETAAENAPGGPPAGDEGKDDRTERVGNLFSGSMMPEMPSYLTISNEGPLSYIHDRKTFIFEGAPQVHIITDTGLEVFADRAEVDAAADKVFFKGNLSIYQHDSRTNTSSLTRAGSAEYDRKSDSFTSDALKTKVDGMILRSGNFEYRTDEKGQSYLEAFDASITAEDVSDPLTWISADRIRVYPEDRFSFKNLTLHYGGVPFFYFPYLSHSLNPEVGYLPMPGVRSIWGPYLLNEYGFLLGNRRVENHMPSADYLGTLHLDYRTRRGFAYGLDIRDVPLEEKCPDMTGLSVYMTHDRGAKISAGDDEYREHLDPDRWRLALQQMWSLRENALTEWRLKANVNMLSDEYMLRDFYPDIYQRNSSPDNTVLLSRTDDTNDFSLLHRFVPNNFYMADQRTELSYERIKSPIFRSPVMYESRTSFAFLKQYVPPFMRTDIRDLVDRLEPGSPAYDYWARMLMTDGYSRFHTFHEFSASHKIMGFLNLTPKVGGGYTGYYDTGDNKPLNQGIFYAGTDADFKFSRRYSSVYSDSMGLNGMNHIVQPHFTLAYVKTNTLHELYPQIDGDTPTTNPPSLSMGRYTEIDSLSSGLVFRYGLRNMLMTSRDANSHRWFSWDVFMDAYLYDPVDRRDFSNLFSFMRWNPVPWMEYRSEMQAPLLGRDRVSGCREYNNSLRFMPWRSTEISVGHRYLNQHALLEDNSQLDLRILQRFSEAWAFSGKWRFSLLDGKLDIQEYNMYHNMGSWYLGVGVFVRKNGGRNEFGLGISFTIQETGDHMPVKFL, from the coding sequence ATGAACGCAAAGCTATGGGGCGCGGCGGCGCTGATCGCCTTGAGTGTGCCCTTGGCTGCGGAAACGGCGGCGGAAAACGCTCCGGGCGGACCGCCTGCCGGAGACGAAGGGAAGGATGACCGGACGGAACGCGTCGGAAATCTGTTTTCCGGTTCCATGATGCCGGAGATGCCTTCCTATCTGACAATCTCCAACGAGGGGCCCCTCAGCTATATCCACGACCGCAAGACGTTCATTTTTGAAGGCGCTCCGCAGGTTCACATCATTACGGACACCGGGCTGGAAGTGTTTGCCGACCGGGCAGAGGTGGATGCTGCCGCCGACAAGGTTTTTTTCAAGGGCAACCTGTCCATTTACCAGCATGACAGCCGGACGAATACCAGCAGCCTGACGCGTGCCGGCAGCGCGGAATACGACCGGAAAAGCGATTCCTTCACTTCCGACGCCCTGAAGACGAAGGTGGACGGAATGATTCTGCGCAGCGGCAACTTTGAGTACAGGACGGACGAAAAGGGGCAGTCCTATCTGGAAGCGTTTGATGCTTCCATTACCGCAGAAGATGTGAGCGACCCCCTCACCTGGATTTCCGCGGACAGGATACGCGTATACCCGGAAGACAGGTTTTCCTTCAAGAATCTGACCCTCCATTACGGCGGCGTTCCCTTCTTTTATTTTCCCTATCTCAGCCATTCCCTGAATCCGGAAGTGGGATACCTGCCCATGCCCGGAGTCAGGTCCATATGGGGGCCTTATCTGCTGAACGAGTACGGCTTTCTTCTGGGAAACAGGAGGGTGGAAAACCACATGCCTTCCGCCGATTACCTGGGCACCCTGCATCTGGATTACCGCACCCGGCGCGGTTTTGCGTACGGCCTGGACATCCGGGACGTGCCGCTGGAGGAGAAATGCCCGGACATGACGGGCCTGTCCGTGTACATGACCCATGACCGGGGGGCGAAGATTTCCGCGGGCGACGACGAGTACCGTGAACACCTGGACCCCGACAGGTGGCGCCTGGCGCTCCAGCAGATGTGGTCCCTCCGGGAAAACGCCCTGACGGAATGGCGTCTGAAAGCCAATGTCAACATGTTGAGCGACGAGTACATGCTGCGTGACTTCTACCCGGATATCTACCAGCGCAACTCCTCTCCGGACAACACGGTGCTTCTTTCCCGCACGGACGATACCAATGATTTTTCCCTTCTGCACCGTTTCGTGCCCAACAATTTCTACATGGCGGACCAGCGGACGGAATTGAGCTACGAACGCATCAAATCTCCCATCTTCCGCTCCCCCGTCATGTATGAAAGCCGCACCAGTTTTGCCTTCCTGAAGCAGTATGTGCCGCCTTTCATGCGGACGGATATCCGGGACCTGGTGGACCGCCTGGAGCCGGGAAGCCCTGCCTATGACTACTGGGCCCGCATGCTCATGACGGACGGATACAGCAGGTTCCATACGTTCCATGAATTTTCCGCTTCCCATAAAATCATGGGATTCCTGAACCTTACCCCCAAGGTGGGCGGCGGCTACACGGGTTATTACGATACGGGAGACAACAAGCCGCTCAACCAGGGCATTTTTTACGCGGGGACGGACGCGGACTTCAAATTCTCCCGCCGCTATTCTTCCGTGTACAGCGATTCCATGGGGCTCAACGGCATGAACCACATTGTCCAGCCGCACTTCACGCTGGCGTACGTGAAGACCAATACGCTGCATGAACTTTATCCCCAGATTGACGGAGATACGCCTACTACCAATCCTCCTTCGCTGAGCATGGGAAGATATACGGAGATCGATTCCCTGTCTTCCGGCCTGGTTTTTCGCTACGGGCTCCGCAACATGCTGATGACCAGCCGGGATGCTAATTCCCACCGCTGGTTTTCCTGGGATGTGTTCATGGACGCCTACTTATATGATCCCGTTGACCGGAGGGACTTCTCCAACCTGTTCTCCTTCATGCGCTGGAATCCCGTTCCGTGGATGGAGTACCGTTCGGAAATGCAGGCGCCCCTTTTGGGGAGGGACAGGGTGTCCGGCTGCCGTGAATACAACAACTCCCTGCGCTTCATGCCCTGGCGGTCCACGGAAATCTCTGTGGGGCACCGTTATTTGAACCAGCACGCCTTGTTGGAGGACAACAGCCAGCTGGACCTGCGCATTCTCCAGCGGTTTTCGGAAGCCTGGGCTTTCAGCGGCAAATGGCGCTTCTCCCTATTGGACGGCAAGCTGGATATTCAGGAATACAACATGTACCATAATATGGGGTCATGGTACCTGGGCGTGGGAGTGTTCGTACGCAAAAACGGCGGCAGGAACGAATTCGGCCTGGGAATCAGCTTCACAATTCAGGAGACAGGCGACCATATGCCGGTTAAATTCCTGTAG
- a CDS encoding NPCBM/NEW2 domain-containing protein, which yields MSKRFFVLLLALGTGIWNARGMDGDVSPAAPVQSDAPAGAEFTRLPVSWRANPRDVANAKAAWKTLSVYHQGKPASGRKLHVVYVTFKDRPALDKYRERYDHLLKNIQAYYADQMQANGFPPLTFKLDLDAQGRLIVHDAYVDKPMSGMNVQNSGPVSREAARKVLASKGIDIEKEHVLIICQLPDGVGPYYGGGFSHQGTGWTCDQEGLDPANFLDTSMMTGGRFKVTKGKNASIYIGGTAHELGHSFGLPHTGTGWDYPDAGESLMGSGNYTYGNELRKEGKGSFLAPTDALKLASVPLFNGVETSLPADASFGRMIGKYVPGSFERLEAIPVKDGLRLKGKVRLDRPAYGIVVHLDPPGGSDYDSNAVGGALNGSGEFDLTICRPGFKGGFIEMRVAVLNCDSTRCMTTLPVWLDEQGAKVPSLAQSVYFGDVQNLWMRGRTDEAGKALAEVERRHGSRPEVKEWLSVWKRALERRDVSQEFTPAGIPADLARVSLNDCKPSVAQVGWAVPLWDVLFPSDLGPVPFFKTIGRPEHFILAHAPAVFAYDLNGAWKEFHADVGLPFGSDGSVRFGVYLDGKKLFESPVLKDGSSVPVRVAVEGGKKLEIRVDDAGDGNTADWGIIANGVLTR from the coding sequence ATGTCTAAACGTTTTTTTGTACTCCTGCTGGCCCTGGGAACGGGGATATGGAATGCCCGCGGCATGGACGGAGATGTCTCCCCTGCTGCTCCCGTTCAGTCTGACGCCCCCGCAGGGGCGGAGTTTACCCGCCTGCCCGTGAGTTGGAGGGCGAATCCCCGGGATGTCGCCAACGCAAAAGCGGCCTGGAAGACACTGAGCGTCTACCATCAGGGAAAACCCGCGTCCGGCAGAAAGCTGCATGTGGTTTACGTAACGTTCAAGGACAGGCCGGCCCTGGACAAGTACCGGGAACGGTATGATCATTTGCTGAAAAATATCCAGGCCTATTATGCGGACCAGATGCAGGCCAACGGTTTTCCTCCCCTGACGTTCAAGCTGGACCTGGACGCCCAGGGGCGCCTGATTGTGCATGACGCTTATGTGGACAAGCCCATGAGCGGGATGAATGTGCAGAATTCCGGCCCCGTTTCCCGTGAAGCCGCCAGGAAGGTGCTGGCTTCCAAGGGCATTGACATTGAAAAAGAGCATGTGCTGATCATCTGCCAGCTTCCGGATGGTGTGGGCCCCTATTACGGCGGCGGCTTCAGCCACCAGGGCACTGGCTGGACCTGTGACCAGGAAGGGCTGGACCCCGCCAATTTCCTGGACACTTCCATGATGACGGGCGGCCGCTTCAAAGTTACCAAAGGCAAGAATGCCTCCATTTACATAGGAGGAACGGCTCATGAACTGGGGCACTCCTTCGGCCTTCCCCATACGGGGACGGGATGGGATTATCCCGATGCCGGGGAATCACTGATGGGTTCCGGCAACTATACGTACGGCAACGAATTGCGCAAGGAGGGCAAGGGCTCGTTCCTGGCGCCGACAGATGCCTTGAAGCTGGCCAGCGTTCCCCTCTTCAACGGTGTGGAAACCTCCCTTCCCGCGGATGCCTCCTTCGGCCGCATGATCGGCAAGTACGTTCCGGGTTCCTTTGAACGGCTGGAGGCCATTCCCGTCAAGGACGGCTTGCGCTTGAAAGGAAAAGTCAGGCTTGACCGCCCGGCTTACGGGATTGTGGTCCATCTGGACCCGCCCGGCGGTTCCGACTATGACTCCAATGCCGTGGGCGGCGCCTTGAACGGCAGCGGAGAGTTTGACCTGACCATTTGCAGGCCCGGGTTCAAGGGCGGCTTTATCGAGATGCGCGTGGCCGTTCTGAACTGCGACAGCACGCGCTGCATGACCACGCTGCCCGTGTGGCTGGACGAGCAGGGGGCCAAAGTGCCTTCACTGGCACAGTCCGTTTACTTCGGCGATGTGCAAAACCTGTGGATGCGCGGCCGCACGGATGAAGCGGGGAAGGCCTTGGCGGAAGTGGAACGCAGGCATGGCTCCAGGCCGGAGGTGAAGGAATGGCTTTCTGTCTGGAAGCGCGCCCTGGAACGCAGGGACGTCTCCCAGGAATTCACGCCTGCCGGAATCCCGGCGGACCTTGCCCGCGTCAGCCTGAATGACTGCAAGCCCTCCGTAGCGCAGGTGGGGTGGGCCGTTCCTCTGTGGGATGTCCTCTTCCCGTCGGATCTGGGACCTGTTCCATTCTTCAAGACAATCGGCCGTCCGGAACATTTCATCCTGGCGCATGCCCCGGCGGTTTTCGCCTATGATCTGAATGGCGCCTGGAAGGAATTCCACGCGGATGTGGGACTGCCGTTCGGCTCCGATGGCAGCGTCAGGTTTGGCGTTTATCTGGACGGGAAAAAGCTTTTTGAATCCCCCGTGCTGAAAGACGGCTCTTCCGTGCCGGTCCGGGTAGCGGTGGAAGGCGGGAAAAAGCTGGAAATCCGCGTGGATGACGCCGGAGACGGGAATACGGCGGACTGGGGCATCATTGCCAACGGCGTTCTTACCCGGTAA
- a CDS encoding malate dehydrogenase — MKTPITVTVTGAAGQIAYSLLFRIASGSMLGPDQPINLRLLEIPPAMNALEGVVMELRDAAFPLLNEIVPTSDPDEAFAGANWCLLVGSVPRKAGMERKDLLDINGKVFIGQGQAIARSAAKDVRVLVVGNPCNTNALIAMHNASGVPSDRFFAMTRLDENRAKSQLAEKAGVHVTEVTNVAIWGNHSSTQYPDFTNAKIGGKPVTEVIKDTEWLKGDFITTVQQRGAAIIKARGASSAASAASAAVDTVRSLATQTPEGDWYSVAVCSDGSYGIEKGIICSFPIRTTKDGGWEIVQGLPIDAFSQEKIDVTVNELKEERDAVTSLLQH, encoded by the coding sequence ATGAAAACACCTATCACCGTTACCGTTACAGGAGCCGCCGGACAAATTGCCTATTCCCTGCTGTTCCGCATTGCCTCCGGCAGCATGCTGGGACCGGATCAGCCCATCAATCTGCGCCTGCTGGAAATTCCGCCGGCCATGAATGCCCTGGAAGGCGTTGTGATGGAATTGCGTGATGCCGCGTTCCCGCTTCTCAACGAGATCGTCCCCACCAGTGATCCGGATGAAGCGTTCGCCGGCGCCAACTGGTGCCTTCTGGTAGGTTCCGTACCCCGCAAGGCCGGTATGGAACGCAAGGACCTGCTGGATATCAACGGCAAGGTGTTCATCGGCCAGGGACAGGCCATCGCCCGCAGCGCCGCCAAGGATGTGCGCGTGCTGGTCGTCGGCAACCCGTGCAATACGAACGCCCTGATCGCCATGCATAACGCCAGCGGCGTTCCGTCCGACCGTTTCTTCGCCATGACCCGCCTGGATGAAAACCGCGCCAAAAGCCAGCTTGCTGAAAAGGCTGGGGTTCATGTGACGGAAGTGACCAACGTGGCCATTTGGGGCAACCACTCCTCCACCCAGTATCCGGATTTCACGAATGCCAAGATCGGCGGCAAGCCGGTGACGGAAGTCATCAAGGATACGGAATGGCTCAAGGGCGACTTCATCACCACCGTCCAGCAGCGCGGCGCCGCCATCATCAAGGCTCGCGGAGCTTCCTCCGCCGCTTCCGCCGCTTCCGCCGCCGTAGATACCGTGCGCAGCCTGGCTACCCAGACGCCCGAAGGCGACTGGTATTCCGTGGCCGTCTGTTCCGACGGTTCCTATGGCATTGAAAAGGGCATCATCTGCTCCTTCCCGATCCGCACCACCAAGGACGGCGGCTGGGAAATCGTGCAGGGCCTTCCGATCGATGCGTTCTCCCAGGAAAAGATTGACGTCACTGTCAATGAACTGAAGGAGGAACGCGACGCCGTTACTTCTCTGTTGCAGCACTAA
- a CDS encoding UDP-glucose/GDP-mannose dehydrogenase family protein, whose protein sequence is MNLTIIGSGYVGLTTGTCFAEMGHHVICVDNNREKIRTLQSGSIPIYEPKLEDLIRKNVAVGRLEFSPDIASSIPQSDVIFIAVPTPPNTDGSVDLTYIEKVAREIAEVLKPEMGYKVIVDKSTVPVKTGEKVRQTIQRYAGTDVQFDIVSNPEFLREGCAVNDLLHPDRIVIGANSERAMNVIKRVYQPIHAPILETDVNSAELIKHAANSFLALKISYINAVAKVCEKTGADVELVAEGIGMDKRISRHFLNAGLGYGGSCFPKDVKAFINISRTLGIPFTLLEEVERINDSQHTLFLDQIRDRLWVLKDKKIAVWGLAFKQNTDDIRESISLKLCEKLRKEGAIVTATDPKAIGTARSRLEELGITPVEDMYECARDAEVLIIATEWSDYANADLQKLAEVMRNRIIFDGRNILSPANITAVGFEYHSVGRPFIEEA, encoded by the coding sequence ATGAATTTAACCATTATCGGAAGCGGATATGTTGGACTGACTACGGGGACCTGCTTCGCGGAAATGGGCCACCATGTCATCTGCGTAGACAATAACAGGGAAAAAATAAGGACGCTGCAATCCGGGTCCATTCCCATTTACGAGCCCAAACTGGAAGACCTCATCAGGAAAAACGTGGCCGTGGGGCGGCTGGAATTCTCCCCGGACATCGCTTCATCCATCCCGCAAAGCGACGTCATCTTCATCGCCGTACCCACGCCGCCCAATACGGACGGCTCCGTGGACCTGACCTACATTGAAAAAGTGGCGCGGGAAATCGCCGAAGTCCTGAAGCCGGAAATGGGCTACAAGGTCATCGTGGACAAATCAACCGTACCCGTCAAAACAGGGGAAAAAGTCAGGCAGACCATTCAGCGCTACGCGGGGACGGACGTTCAATTCGACATCGTCTCCAATCCGGAATTCCTGCGGGAAGGCTGCGCCGTGAACGACCTTCTCCATCCGGACCGCATCGTCATCGGGGCCAATTCCGAACGAGCCATGAATGTCATCAAACGCGTTTACCAGCCCATCCATGCCCCCATTCTGGAAACGGACGTCAATTCCGCGGAACTCATCAAGCATGCGGCCAACTCTTTCCTGGCCCTGAAAATTTCCTACATCAACGCCGTGGCCAAGGTATGTGAAAAAACCGGGGCGGACGTGGAGCTCGTCGCGGAAGGCATCGGGATGGACAAGCGCATCTCCCGCCACTTCCTCAATGCGGGACTGGGCTACGGCGGATCCTGTTTCCCGAAGGATGTGAAAGCCTTCATCAACATCAGCCGTACGCTGGGCATTCCCTTCACCCTGCTGGAGGAAGTGGAACGCATCAACGACTCCCAGCACACGCTCTTCCTGGATCAAATCAGGGACCGCCTCTGGGTGCTCAAAGACAAGAAAATAGCCGTATGGGGCCTGGCCTTTAAACAGAACACGGACGATATACGCGAATCCATCTCCCTCAAGCTGTGTGAAAAACTCCGCAAAGAAGGGGCCATCGTCACCGCTACGGACCCCAAAGCCATCGGCACGGCACGTTCCAGACTGGAGGAACTGGGCATCACTCCGGTGGAGGATATGTACGAATGCGCACGAGACGCGGAAGTGCTGATCATCGCCACGGAATGGAGCGACTACGCCAATGCGGACCTGCAAAAACTGGCGGAAGTCATGCGCAACCGCATCATCTTTGACGGAAGGAACATCCTGTCCCCAGCCAATATAACAGCCGTGGGATTTGAATACCACTCCGTGGGCCGTCCTTTCATAGAAGAAGCCTGA